CGACTGTTCCCGGCCATTGCAATATTCAGTCAGAGGCTTTCACAAGCCAAACTTGCCTTCCTTGTAGAAACTACTGGtgggcattttgtttttaaaagtgttttttcagaggggcacctgggggctcagttggtgaattgtctgccttcaggtcaggtcatgatcctggggtcctgggattgagtcctgcatcaggctcccagctcaggggggagtctgcttctccctctgaccctcacccctgctcttgctctctctctcaaaaaataaataaaaagtaaattttaaaagattaaaatgctTTTTCACAGTTTTGTTGATAAGTACATTTGCCAAAGAAAAAACCTACAATGAATGAATTTTTGCACCTACAGTCTTCAGTGCCCATGTCTACTGCTTCACAAGGAAAGATGCATGGCCCACTGACTCATGTTCTTCCCTTCCGTGGGGCTCTGCTGAACCAGTGTCAACGCTGGCCATTGAAGAAATACTACCAAACTGGCCTTCACTGCTCCCAACCCACCTAGCAATGTCAGGGGTGCCACGCAAGCAAGCTCAGGACAAAACTCACTTAAGCTCTTCTTCATCCAGATATCCACTCTGGTCATTGTCTATGAACCGAAAAACATCCTTCACCTGACTGGCCGACATCTTGGAGAGGCCCGATGTCTGGAAGAATTTTTGGGGTTCGAAAGTATCTGGGtctgaaggacagagagagggttATTCTGAGGCTCATCGGGTCACATTCTGTATTTGGACCAAGGTGCTGGAAACATAAGTTATTAAAACCCTCTTCATGATATATCATCAAGCTACAGGGAGGCTCTGTTTTCGAATTTTAAAGAAGATAGGGTGCTGGGTGGTTTCATCcgctaagcgtctgactcttgatttttagctcaagtcgtgatctcatggtcataagatcgagccccatgttgagcctggttaggattctttctctccctctccagctctgtcctcccactccctctccctctaaaaaggagaaggagaagaagaagaaagagaagagaaaaaaaaggaaaggaaatggaatggaaaggaaaaagaaaagaaaaaagaaaagaaaagaaaaagaaaaaaaagacagggcTGTGACTAGTGCAAGATTTTGAGGCAACCAAGACCAGGTGACTTTGTGACAGCATCTCCTATggccctccccacttccctgccCACTTGCTCTTGctgcccccttccttccctccccccccatcccatgcctcccccttcccttttaATAGGCTGAGTGTCCAAGACTCAAGCAGCACTGGTCTAATGGGGGCGGGGGAGAATGTGAAATGCAGTCATTGGATTCAAACAGTCTACATCATATCCTCACGTTTTTTCACTTTTAGTAAGTTTCTTCCACCTGACAGCAAAGGAATCCTATGCTCTCTCATTGTAGTTATTTCACTGGTAACAGTTTTCTTCTCTGATCCCATGAATGTTCAGCAAAgtccacattttaattttcttggctTTGCTGGAGGTGTGACCAGGTGGGAaataccccaccccccaccccagccccgccTCACTGCCCTTTACCTTGGCACTCCTGCAGGGCTGCTGCGATGTCGTCAGCGCTAAGGACGTCTGTGATGCTCATTTTTCACCTGTGCACACAATAAATGAGCTGTGGTCAACGGCAAGCAGTGCCATGAGTATCTAAGGGGACTACACACTCCTTGGCCCACTGAAACTGTATGCTGGTAGGGAAATTTTAAACATGAGATCGAGGTATATCCTATTAAGTGATGAGACAAAATAGCCACATGCAAACCATCAATTGAAATGATTCCAGCCCCCGTTGTCTCTGCCTTCTCCTGAATATTCTCCTAAGGCAGAATTAAGAAATACAacttaaaagaattatttgatcccattttcttatgaaaatgaCATTTGCACAACCAATCACTTTCATAGGCATCTACAAAACATCCAAAAGTAAACCATGTTACAAATGCAATGGTATTTTCATGCACTGAAAATGCAATGTTGCCAATGTCACATGGGAAAGGATACAACTTGGGCTACTTAAAGCCCTTCTGTGGAAAAGATGCTATCTATCCTGAAGGCTGGGAATCAAAGACATGAAAAGCCCATCCATCAGAGATTAAAATCTTTCCAGGTGTCAAGTCCATGGGGAAAGAAATCTGAGCACAGCACATACCAGTGTAATATGAACACAGGTAGGAAAGAAGAATCTGGGGTCTTGTAGGTCCACCAGCTACTCACCGTTTTAGATTTTCCCCCAAGAAGAATCAGGAAAAAGAATTGAAGGAGCAAAAAAACAGATGTGCTTTTGCTATCTTACTGACCTACCTTATATAGGATTGAAAAAGTGATAGTAAGAACCTCTTAGATTTCCTTTTCAAGGATCAAGTAGACGTAGCTCAAATGTCTTGCCTTACTAattaaacctcttttttttttctatttatagcaCAAGGGAATGTGGGTGGGAacagccaatttttaaaaacaaacctcaacaaacCTTAACTAAGGTTTCAGTTCTGCAAATGAACCCCGCTGGCAGTGTGGGGGAGACCAGAAACCTGGTAAAGAGGAGACAGTGGCCCAAATGAGATGACACAAATGGGGTGCTCTGTAAACTGAAAAGGGGCCCCCCAGGTGTTAGtgactgctgttttttttttttttttttaagattttctttatttattcatgagacagagagagaaaggcagagacacaggcagagggagaagcaggctccatgcagggagcccgatgtgggactcgatcctgggtctccaggatcatgcgctaggctgaaggcagtgctaaaccactgagctacgcGGGCTGCCCAGTGGCTGCTGTTTGAAGCGGGTCTGCTGTTGACCTCTGAGGCTGTGGATGTGTGAGGCTGACCTTGGTCTGCGGTTGACAGACCCAAAGTCAGTGTCAGATGAACACATAAACTCGTCCATCAAAGGGGTGGCACCGCTTGGATGACTTTCCAAAAAAGTCTTGATTTTGATTTTCCTAGCAATATCTTAAATTGCACacactaaaaaagcaaaaaggaggcAAGCAACCAACCATATCCCATATCTAAAATTTACAGGAAAAACATGAGGCCAGGATTTGAGACCTCAGGTTTTTTgcttttcgtttgtttgtttttggctttcaGCATGTATTTGTTGAGTCCTTAGGTAGCCAGCGCTgtgctaaactttttttttttaaattatggcttAAAAAAAGCACGTAACAAAAACCTTATCATTTTaacccttttaaagtatacatacAGTATAGTAATGTTAACAATATGCACATGGTTGTACAAGAGATCTCCAGagctttttcatcttgcaaaactgaccCCTATGCCCATTGAATAAGGATGCCCTCTCCTACTTCCcaatctggcaaccaccattctactttctcaGGGAGTTAGATTACTTTAGATATCTcttatagggcacctgggtggttgagcgtctgtctttgactcaggttgggatcctggggtcctgggatcgagtcctacattggactccctgcaggaagcctgtttctccttggctgtgcctgtgcctctctctctgtgtgtgtctctcatgaataaataaataaaatcttaaaaaaaaaaaagaatgtagatttGCTAACATTAAGTTGCCATAGAAACTCAGGAAGTTCTTTCTTTCCATTAGTGTTCAATGGGGGGACAGAGGTACAGTTTGAAAAGGTGAAAAGTGTTCTGGGCAGtcgtgatggttgcataacatgAATGTGCTTAGAGCCACAGAGCTGTACAGTTAAAGTGGTTAAAACAGTAAGTTCTATGTTGTAtgtgttttaccacaattaaaaaaaaaaaaagatgctgattCCGTGGTCTACACTATTTGGGCCCCCAAACTCACAAGTGCTCCCAGGAAAGAGTAGAAAGAAGATTTAGAAGTAGAAAACCTTAACTGGACCCTCACGAGGTCCTTCACTAGCCTCAAgactctgagtctcagtttcctctggCAGCGAATAGGAGGGATGCAAGCGGGTGCTCTGTCAACCTTCTGGGCTTCTTTTGAAGATCAGGGGACCAAATGCAGATCTGCAGACCTCCAGAAGAGTCTCTGAGTTCCCTGTTGAATCCCACCCCTGTCCTGGGATCACAAGACGACGTGTTGTGTATCCATTCCACTTGATTGGTAGGGACTTCCCGGAGTGGAAGGAGAGGATGCTGGGACTAGCTAGCAATGTCTGAGGGGAGGAAGGCTGGCAGGTGGGGAAACAAAGAACTTGGCGACCCTGGCCGAGCTGTGTATTTAGACATTACTACTGCTGATGGCCCTGGACTCTCAGATGACACTTCTGTTTCAGATATCTTATGCTGTCTCCAATAATCACCGGTTTCAATCCAAATCCCCAGTGTGCCTCTTAATCCTACAGATTCCCTCTACCCTGAGCCCCCAAACTGATCACTTGCTGTGTAACTCTGGGATGTCTCTCTAGCCATGCTGCCCTGGCCCATCTCCTGACCCATTGGCCTGTCCTAGATGTCATAACTGCCTGTGCTCAATCCCAGCTGCCTTGTTGATGACAAGTTTCTTGAAAATGTTTGGGGCTCTCTTTTTAACATGTATCACACAGTAGACAAGAGCACAGTTGACCCACTTCCATACTCTCTCTGTAGATGTCACTTCCCAAACATTCCTCAGATCTGTCTTCTACTCATGCCCCACTTGTCACCACCCTAGCCCAAACCACCATCTTGTCTGTGCGGGAGGAATGCAGCAGACCCTACATGGCCAACCCTTGTCCACTTAGGCTCCCCTTCAACCTAGCCAGatagatcttttttattttatttttattttttttagattttatttctttatttgagagagagagatcacaagcggggggtggggtgggatagggggagagagagaagcaggcttcccacttagcagggagcccagtgcgggacttgataccaggactttgagattatgacttgagcagTGGCAGaagcttgactgactgagccacccaggcacccagatggatcttttaaaaactcaagtgTGTTCTTTTCCTAGAGCGACTATGACAGAGGTCCACAGACTGAGCggctcaaaacaacagaaacatattGTTTCAAGTTTTGCAGGCCAGAGGCTGAAATCAAAGTGACCACAGAGCCACACTTCCTTGAAGGTGCCaggggaggatccttccttgcctctttcagTTTCTGGTGTTTGCTGGCAATCCtcagcattccttggctcatagcCTCATCCTTCCAATCTCCGTCTTTGTCATCACATGGccatcttctctgtgtgtcttcttcttgtaaggacactagtcatattggattaagtgtccaccctactccagtatgacctcacCTTGACTAATTACATATGCAATaaccctatttccaagtaaggtcacaatCCTTAGATAATAGGGGTTAGGACTTGAGTGGATCTTGTTTGGGACATgattcaacccataacaccaAGCATAtggctcctctctcctcccactgcctGTCACTGGCTTCCACTTGTTCTCACAATAGAGACAAAAGTTCTTCCCGTGGTCTTGAAGGCCCTGTATGATCCGTCCCCTGTGGACTCTTCCAGCATCATCTCACATCATCTTCCCACCTGGAAGCCCTTCTAGTCCCTTGGTTACccaccctccctccatccatGTCTCCCTGTACTGTTTCCTTTGTCTGGAATATCCTCCTTCCTCTTGCCTTCAGTGTCTCATACGTAGGTTTTGCATCTCTGGTCAGGCATCACTTTTCCCAGGAAGACTTCCCTGACTCTCAGACTAGGTCAGACCCCCACTTCACTGGATGAACAATGGTGGTTGAACCCCTGTGCTTCTCTCTTACAGCAAAATCACAGCTGCATGGTCCCATTTACTGTGATTGCTTGACTAGTGTGTCCTCTCTGCTCACTGGACAGTGAGAACTATGAGGACAGGTTGAGGGTCTGTGTTTGCTCAACTCTGTACCCTCAGTGGGAACATAAATGAAGACCAACCAAACGAGAACAGGCAAAGACTATTAACTCAGAGCCTCCTATGGCAAGGGAGTAAACCACCATCACTCGtgtttggcagagactcaaaggcaagcagaggagtgggaaagctttatagagaaaaaaaaggtcTTGATAGGAGGCTGTCCACCCGGGAAAGCTGGAGGCAAGCTAATAGAAGCCAAACATCCTCCATGATTGAGCAAAGGGGCGTAGTTGGCTTCCTCTGTTTGGCCCTATGTTGGaagcaagaataaaaatgaaggaagctATGAATTATGCTTTAAGTTCCTGCTGTTTTTGGCCAGTCATTACAGGGGTTATTGTTTGGCTTCGTGGATTGCTTGCTAGGGACAGTGATCTGATTCCTTACAAGCCTGACTTGTATTCAGTAGGCTGTCTTATGGGACTGGTTGCTGCAGGTAGTGGGTCAGAGCTCTGTTTTTACTTATGGTTGGAccattgttcatttatttgtttgttttaagatttatttatttttgagagagagaatgcatgtgcaaGAGTATaaatgggagggacagaggcagagggagagagaatctccagcagactccatgctgagcaggaagcccaacacggggctggatcccacaaccctgagatcacaacctgggccgagaccaagagttggacacttaactgtgccacccaggtgcccctgaccatTGCTGATTTTTATATTCAACCTCTCACTACCACTTTCCTTGTCACATTGTAAATTCAGTAGCTGCATTTGTGGAACTGGTGAACTTAAACAGGTCTCTTACCCTGAGCCTCACCTCTCTCCTTTCAAACTGGAGATAATAATACAACCTGCTCCATAGGATTGTTGACAGCTAACCCAGGTGAAGCACCTGGCTTTGGGCCAGATACACAGTGAGTGAGCAATAAACAGTGGCcattgttgttactgttgttgaCTGTAcagccttttaaaaacaaagatgatcCAGGTAAAGCTCATCTAAGGCACTAGAAGGCGATAGTGGTGACCCTTGAGGGGTGGGCAGCAGCTGAGGGTGAGGAGGTCCTGCTGTATTGGTAATGTTTTATGGCTTGATCTGGGTGCtgcttaaatttttataaagctcTAGTGGGCACTTTTCTGGgtggaagtttttatttatttatgatagtcagtgagagagagagagagagagagagagagagagaggcagagacacaggcagagggagaagcaggctccatgcgccgggagcctgacgtgggattcgatcccgggtctccaggatcgcaccctgggccaaaggcaggcgctaaaccgctgcgccacccagggatccctgggtggaagttttatttctgtagagagctgacttttattttatttaaagattttattttaaaaaaataaagattttatttatttatccatgagagtcataggcagagggagaagcaggctccctgtggggaacccaatgcagtactcaatcccaggaccctgggatcatggcctgagccaaaggcagatgctcaactgctgagccacccaggcatccagaaagctgacttttatttttttattttattattttttttaaagattttatttatttattcatgatagtcacagagagagagagaggggcagagacacaggcagagagagaagcaggctccatgcactgggagcccgatgtgggattcgatcccgggtctccaggatcgcgccctgggccaaaggcaggcgccaaaccgctgcgccacccagggatcccccagaaagcTGACTTTTAAAACATGCGTGAGAATGGAAAGATGGAAGGTCCTGCTCTGTGATGTGGGGGGTGAAGCTGTGGGACCAGACACTAGCCGACTAGTCTCTATCCTCTGGGCTGAATTATCACAGGGTTTTAGAACTTCTATCAGGTGAGACCCAGACACGCATCTTTGGTGCCTCCTGCATTCACTACAGGGCCAAGAAAGAGATGCTAAACAGGAGCCATTAGGTGACTGTGCCCTGTACCTGAGCGAAATGACCTTGCAGCTCAGAAAGAGAAGCCACTCTGGCCCCCAAGGGAATCAGACTCTGCTACCCCAAAATTTGCCACTTAGATTattttgagccaaaggcaattgagaaacaaacaaaccaaaaaaaaaagcaagaagacaggcacctgggtagctcagtcagttgggcatctgcctttggttcaggtcatgatcctggagttccaggattgaaccctgtgtcaggctccctgttcttcaggaagtctgcttttccctctctctctgaaccTTTCCCTGCTTatgatctctctatctctctctctctctctctctccctcaaataaatacattttaaaaatctttttaaaaatacaagaagagTTCTCTGCTCTCTGCTTATCTGCCTAAAAATAGGGCATACATTTCTCAAGAGGAAAATACCTTTCATTCCTGTactgggaagggagagaaacCCATTGCTGGGGATGGAGAGTTGATGCTGGGAGGAGTCTGCATAAACAGACCTTTCTAAAATACCCCTTATCTTCCATTAGTCCCTCATATATTTCCTAGTCACTTCCCCATGGTTTATCACCCCTAGGAATCCAAATCCCCTTTCCTTGGTCTAGCCACTTCCCCACAATGTATTGCtctttgttaaaatggtatataagCTCCTAAGTCTAGTTACTCTTTTGagttttgcttctttgctgtgAACTCCatgcaagtaaaataaaattgtgccttttctcctgttattctatattttttgttGGTTTAATTAGCAGGTCCCAGGAGCAGAATCTGAGACTAGACAAAAAGTTTCTTCTTCCCCTACAGCACCATCACAGAGAGACCTCCCTGTCTGCCCCATCAGTctcatcattctatttttttttctccagagcaCTTACCATGATGTGGAATGATCTGGgattttttttgcttgcttgcttattgtctatcttctccccaccccagatGGAAGCTCCTGGAAAGTAGGGACAGTGTGTGTCATGTTCACCCTCAATCCCCAGGGCTTATCTTTTGCTAGCACCAAAGGCTCCAGCAGTGGAGATGAGAGGGCCTGGCATCACCTGAGAGACAATGACTGGTCATAAGGTAGACCTAGTGGGAGTCTGAAATCTTACCTAAATAATGGCCAGTATGGTTAAAATAATCTCTCATGCTTTGTTGTTCTCTATCTATTCCAAAAGAGTCTCTGGGGCCCCTGGTTGTTGAAAGAGAGTGCAACTcttatcttggggttgtgagttcaagcctcacattatgtggagagattacttaaaaataaagaaatttttaaaaagattttatttattccttagagacagagagagatagagaggcagagacacaggcagagggagaagtaggctccatgcagggagcctgatgtgggactcaatcccaggtctccaggatcatgccctgggctgaaggcagcactaaaccgctgggccaccagggttgccctaaaaataaaatttacaaaaatttttaaagttgcaAAAGAGTCTTGAATGTCTTATGGGACTACAGCAAATTATTTGAGAACCTTAAATGTCAGTGATGAAAAAGCAAGGAGCAGGGGAAAGTAACTCTTGACTGACAAGGTAGGAAACACcgaaaatctgaattttaacatCTAGCTGATGCATCTGTACGATGATGTGGGGAGACATCTAGAGTTACTGGagtatgtttatttataaaggaGATGTTTCTCTAGTGAGGAATTTCTTTTCCCACTCAAAGAGACTTGgcaaaaatttgttaaaaaagtTTTCATGTGGAAGCTTAGAACAAGCTCCTTAGTAAGAAGATACTGCCATTTACTCACCAAAAACTGTACAATGTCTTAGGgatgaatgaaaaggaaagctTGCAGGtttcaaaacaaatgagtaataAAGGTGTGGTAGGACACAATCTGTGTCTATAAGGATTGATCTCCACTGGATTTAGAGTTTTTATGAAACCTTGTATAGAATACATCCCTTGTGACCTGCTATGGGGTATGGCCATGAAATATAGTTCATAACCAACATCAGCTACATAATCTGTGGGACccagtgaaaaattaaaatgcaagttCCCTTGTTCACAAATTAAGAATTGTAATATGGTGGCAAAAGAGCATTAAATCAAGCATGaggcccttccttttttttttttatttttgcatgtggcCCTTCCAAGCACAGGTCATACCCACAAAGCCAGCCCTGCTCATGACTTAGGTTTGTTCAACATTGCCTGGTTCACCAACATTATGTCATGCCATTAGTCATTGCAGCAATTCTGTGAAATATTATTATCCCTATGAGGAAGAGAGAGGTTAAGAGAAACCCCAGGTCAATTAGCTGCTTACATGGCAGGGCCTGGACTCACCCCTGGTGTCAACTGAAAAAATCCCAAGACAGCCAGGCTTCTGATTTCCACAACCCCTTCTTCTcctcagaaagaaaaagtttcaagTTTGCTTTCAAGCAACTAGACAAAGCACAATGCACTCTGGCATAGGTGAATCATCATCCCAATCCACCCCCTTAATTCCTGCTGCCCTGGGAGAAGGTCATGGTATGTGGTCCTAAAGCATCATTTCAAGCTAGGGAGCCGGTGGTTGTTTGGGAAGTTGGGCATATAGCTACCTGTTCCCCTGATAATTCACTTCAGATCCAGGGTCATGTATGTGCTAGACCTATTTCCTCAGGGGGAATGTCTAAGTCAAGCAAGACGGTACTGCATGTAAACAATAAGATAGCTTGACTTAAGCATACATAACATGTATCTAGACTACCACGTACACTTAGGATTACAAGTGCTAACATGGTACCTGGTGAGGCTGAGACATGTTCAACAAATGAGTGAACAAGCCTCAAGCCTGGTTTATATGCAATAtttctctcctgcccctgcctgtgtgtgtgtgtgtgtgtgtgtgtgtgtgtgaaggttaagtaattttaaaggtattattaaaaatataatgccttctttttatagaaaatacagagaaaaaaagaaagaggagaaagaatgaatCTAACTCATTACTAGAGACAGCAATGCTAATATTTCAGTGGTCCTTTaagatatattgattttttaaaatattttaaacattgaaatGGGTCCATGACCTCAGTAACCTGCTTTTTCACTTAACCATTTGTGAACACTTTCCCTGTCAGTAAGTATAAATCTATataccatgacttttttttttataccatgaCTTTTAACAGTTATGTATAGTTCTCCTGTATGGAGGAGGGGAGGCTCTAATGTCATCAATTCCCAATTACTGGACCTCTAGGTTTTTTCACATCTTtaccactattttttattttttttaccactattttaaaaaaatattttatttatttattcatgagagacacagagagagaggcaaagacataggcagggtccccatggggagcccgattcaggactcgatcccaggaccccgagatcatgacctgagtcaaaggcagacactcaactactgagtcaccgaGGTGCCCCACATCTTTACTATTATAAGAAATGAACATCCCGGTAGCAAAATCTGTGAGTTCATCcttagttattttttctttagggTACATTCCCAGAAATGTCTTATAATACTCATTTGTTCAGCCAGTATTTGGTGAGTGCCTTCTACaggccaggcattgtgctagatgCTGGGTTTTGAACAATGAACAATTGAGCAATTGCCCGGTCAGTTTCATCTGACATCACATTCAGGGGTTGGTGTGGTTGGCAGAATTTCTAGGGATGTCCCTCAAGAGCCCATACCCTAATGCCCAGACATGTGACATTTTTTGGCTCATgtttaagaaaaacaagagcaaaaatgtaATCCCACTGATCACTAATGAACGCATACTTATAAAACGAGGGAGGATTTGTAAAACCTTGTTGGCCATGTTCAGGACTTGGCATTCAGAGCCAAAGGGATCCATTGAAAGATTCTAAGGAGGGAATGGCTGAATTAGAGTtgtatgtacttttaaaaaattgtttattttagagagaaaatgcTGAAGAGGAGTAGGTGGATTTGAGAGGAATTGGGAGGGCAAGTGGACTGAATTTGGTCATGGCTCTGGGCGGGGAGGAGTAGCAATGTTAAGAATGGCTCTAGGAGGGCTGGCATTGCCCCTTCACAGAGGCACGGTGCCCGGAAGGGGGGCGCAGCTTGGTCTGTGAGGGTTTGGCCAGGTTGAAGGGAACCATCCACA
The sequence above is drawn from the Canis lupus baileyi chromosome 8, mCanLup2.hap1, whole genome shotgun sequence genome and encodes:
- the OCM2 gene encoding putative oncomodulin-2; amino-acid sequence: MSITDVLSADDIAAALQECQDPDTFEPQKFFQTSGLSKMSASQVKDVFRFIDNDQSGYLDEEELKFFLQKFESGARELTESETKSLMAAADNDGDGKIGADEFQEMVHS